A stretch of the Vitis vinifera cultivar Pinot Noir 40024 chromosome 16, ASM3070453v1 genome encodes the following:
- the LOC100853675 gene encoding stilbene synthase 4-like has product MASVEEIRNAQRAKGPATVLAIGTATPDNCLYQSDFADYYFRVTKSEHMTELKKKFNRICDKSMIKKRYIHLTEEMLEEHPNIGAYMAPSLNIRQEIITAEVPKLGKEAALKALKEWGQPKSKITHLVFCTTSGVEMPGADYKLANLLGLEPSVRRVMLYHQGCYAGGTVLRTAKDLAENNAGARILVVCSEITVVTFRGPSEDALDSLVGQALFGDGSAAIIIGSDPDISIERPLFQLVSAAQTFIPNSAGAIAGNLREVGLTFHLWPNVPTLISENIENCLTKAFDPIGISDWNSLFWIAHPGGPAILDAVEAKVGLDKQKLKATRHILSEYGNMSSACVLFILDEMRKKSLKEGKTTTGEGLDWGVLFGFGPGLTIETVVLHSVGTDSN; this is encoded by the exons ATGGCGTCTGTGGAGGAAATTAGAAATGCCCAGCGTGCCAAGGGTCCGGCCACCGTTCTAGCCATTGGCACAGCTACCCCGGACAACTGTCTGTACCAGTCTGATTTCGCTGATTACTATTTTCGGGTCACTAAAAGCGAGCACATGACCGAGCTCAAGAAGAAGTTCAACCGCATTT GTGACAAATCCATGATCAAGAAGCGTTACATTCATTTGACCGAAGAAATGCTTGAGGAGCACCCAAACATTGGTGCTTATATGGCTCCATCTCTTAACATACGCCAAGAGATTATCACTGCTGAGGTACCCAAGCTTGGTAAGGAAGCAGCATTGAAGGCTCTTAAAGAGTGGGGTCAGCCTAAATCGAAGATCACCCACCTTGTATTTTGTACCACCTCAGGTGTAGAAATGCCTGGTGCGGATTATAAACTCGCTAATCTTTTAGGCCTCGAACCATCTGTCAGAAGAGTGATGTTGTACCATCAAGGGTGCTATGCAGGTGGAACTGTCCTTCGAACCGCTAAGGATCTTGCAGAGAATAATGCAGGAGCACGAATTCTTGTGGTGTGCTCTGAGATCACTGTTGTTACATTTCGTGGTCCTTCCGAAGATGCTTTGGACTCTTTAGTTGGCCAAGCCCTTTTTGGTGATGGGTCTGCAGCTATAATCATTGGATCTGATCCAGATATCTCGATTGAACGACCACTCTTTCAACTTGTTTCAGCAGCCCAAACATTTATTCCTAATTCAGCAGGTGCTATTGCAGGCAACTTACGTGAAGTGGGTCTCACCTTTCATTTGTGGCCTAATGTGCCTACCTTGATCTCTGAAAACATTGAGAATTGTTTGACTAAGGCTTTTGACCCAATTGGTATTAGTGATTGGAATTCCTTATTTTGGATTGCTCATCCAGGTGGCCCAGCTATTCTCGACGCAGTTGAAGCAAAAGTCGGTTTAGATAAACAGAAACTCAAAGCAACAAGGCATATTCTAAGTGAATATGGGAACATGTCAAGTGCATGtgtcttatttattttggaCGAGATGAGAAAGAAATCGCTCAAGGAAGGCAAAACGACGACAGGTGAAGGATTGGATTGGGGTGTCTTGTTTGGCTTTGGGCCAGGCCTAACCATTGAGACCGTTGTGCTCCATAGCGTGGGTACAGATTCAAACTAG